A region from the Caldicellulosiruptor naganoensis genome encodes:
- the fliM gene encoding flagellar motor switch protein FliM, with amino-acid sequence MGDILSQSEIDELLRLLTSGELSLEEIQKPKQEKSIRVYDFKRPSKFAKDHLRTLQIIFENYSRIVTTFLSGYLRTVVQMDVISVEQLTYYEFSNSLSNPVVMGIINFAPLKGSIVFEMSPEIAFAMIDRVLGGFGKGVDKIRTFTEIELVLIERLLQQFVNYFREAWENIIDLRPRLEKIETNPQFTQIVSPNETIALVTIDMNVGEVEGMANICLPHMVIEPIMPRLSTKYWFSISAKETSEETKEYLQRKIEKTKVTVRAILGRTKITVKEFLELQVGDVIKLDRRKNEEIEVFVGDRLKFYGVPGRKEKRLAIKVTRLEEGDEIK; translated from the coding sequence ATGGGTGATATACTTTCACAGAGTGAAATAGATGAACTTTTGCGGTTGCTGACATCAGGTGAGCTTTCACTTGAAGAGATTCAAAAACCAAAGCAAGAAAAGAGTATTAGAGTCTACGATTTTAAAAGGCCGAGCAAGTTTGCAAAAGATCACCTTCGAACACTTCAGATAATTTTTGAAAATTATTCGCGAATAGTCACCACCTTTTTGTCTGGGTATTTGAGAACAGTTGTGCAGATGGATGTGATTTCTGTCGAACAACTAACTTATTACGAGTTTAGCAATTCGCTTTCAAACCCGGTTGTAATGGGAATTATCAACTTTGCACCTTTAAAAGGTAGTATTGTGTTTGAGATGTCACCAGAGATAGCATTTGCAATGATTGACAGAGTTCTTGGTGGTTTTGGAAAAGGTGTTGACAAGATAAGAACATTTACAGAGATTGAGCTTGTTTTAATTGAAAGACTTTTACAACAGTTTGTAAACTATTTCAGAGAAGCATGGGAAAACATTATTGATTTAAGGCCAAGACTTGAAAAAATAGAAACAAATCCACAGTTTACACAAATAGTATCGCCAAATGAAACTATTGCACTTGTAACAATTGATATGAATGTCGGCGAGGTAGAAGGTATGGCAAACATATGTTTACCACATATGGTTATAGAACCTATCATGCCAAGGCTCAGTACTAAATACTGGTTTTCGATCTCTGCAAAGGAGACATCTGAAGAAACAAAAGAGTATTTGCAAAGAAAAATAGAAAAGACAAAAGTCACAGTGAGAGCAATCTTAGGTAGGACCAAAATTACAGTAAAAGAGTTTTTAGAGCTCCAGGTAGGTGATGTTATTAAACTTGATAGAAGGAAGAATGAAGAGATAGAAGTATTTGTTGGAGATAGATTAAAATTTTATGGTGTTCCTGGACGAAAAGAAAAGAGATTGGCAATAAAAGTAACAAGGCTGGAAGAGGGGGATGAGATCAAATGA
- the fliY gene encoding flagellar motor switch phosphatase FliY, which yields MSDLLSQDEIDALLRGMSESSSQETTITDQDKDVLGEIGNISMGTAATTLSILLNQKVNITTPVVSVLRWDELPKEFPVPYVAIKVVYKEGLEGVNLLILKKEDVEIIADLMMGGTGNIEFSEELSELQISAIQEAMNQMIGSASTSLSSMLNLRIDISPPEAFVIDFAQNAEEMIPELKSADEIVKVAFRMTVGDLIDSQIMQLIPVDFAKQLVNAMLSNTLGAFPAEERTEAKSSVQETIRTSEKPSMEESSKRQTVASSHSFQQKKEEKSERVYNVSPVQFESFDEEEERRYPENIELILDVPLEITVELGRTQKLVREILEFSTGSIIELDKLAGEPVDILVNGKVIAKGEVVVIDENFGVRITDIVNPSNRL from the coding sequence ATGAGCGATTTGCTTTCTCAAGATGAAATAGATGCTCTTTTGCGGGGTATGAGTGAATCTTCTTCACAAGAGACTACAATTACTGACCAAGACAAAGACGTGCTCGGCGAGATAGGAAATATCTCAATGGGCACAGCGGCGACTACTTTAAGTATTCTTTTAAATCAGAAAGTGAATATTACAACCCCAGTTGTAAGCGTTCTGAGGTGGGATGAGCTTCCCAAAGAATTTCCAGTACCCTATGTAGCTATTAAAGTTGTGTACAAAGAAGGGCTGGAAGGAGTTAACTTGCTTATTTTAAAGAAAGAAGACGTTGAGATAATAGCCGACCTTATGATGGGTGGAACTGGAAATATTGAGTTTTCAGAGGAACTTTCTGAACTTCAAATTTCTGCTATCCAAGAAGCAATGAACCAGATGATAGGTTCTGCTTCAACATCGCTTTCCTCCATGTTGAATCTAAGGATTGACATCAGCCCGCCAGAGGCGTTTGTAATAGACTTTGCCCAGAACGCTGAGGAGATGATTCCTGAGCTAAAAAGTGCAGATGAGATAGTAAAAGTTGCGTTTAGGATGACAGTTGGAGATTTGATTGACAGTCAAATAATGCAGCTTATTCCTGTTGATTTTGCAAAACAGCTTGTCAATGCAATGTTAAGCAATACGCTGGGAGCATTTCCGGCTGAAGAAAGAACTGAAGCAAAATCGTCTGTACAAGAAACCATTAGAACTTCTGAAAAGCCGTCAATGGAGGAATCTTCAAAGAGGCAAACAGTTGCTTCTTCACACAGTTTTCAGCAGAAGAAAGAGGAAAAAAGCGAGAGAGTGTACAATGTTTCACCAGTCCAATTTGAGAGCTTTGACGAGGAAGAAGAGAGAAGGTATCCAGAGAATATTGAGCTCATTTTGGATGTGCCGCTTGAGATTACTGTTGAACTTGGAAGGACACAAAAGCTTGTTAGAGAAATTTTAGAATTTTCAACAGGTTCTATTATAGAACTTGATAAACTGGCGGGTGAGCCTGTTGATATTCTTGTAAATGGCAAAGTGATTGCCAAAGGTGAAGTTGTAGTTATTGATGAAAATTTTGGTGTTCGCATAACTGATATTGTCAACCCGTCAAATAGGTTATAA